In Magallana gigas chromosome 1, xbMagGiga1.1, whole genome shotgun sequence, the sequence CCAAAATCCTTAATGAAACATGATTAAACAAGTCATTATGAAGAATGTCCGAAAATTAACTTGCTTAGATAAACATTTACtctatcaaatataaaatggtTTCCACTTACAGCAGGTCCTATCGGAGCAAGATAACTGTCCGTCGGGTTTACATGTGCACTTGTTACATTCGTCTCCGGCCGGGACGCTGTCTCCGATTCTAACCTTCATTGTTTTATATCTGCAGactttattttagaaaaaaaaatgaaagaaacatCATGACCAAAAActacatgaaatatgttttctgTCTAAGTGAGTAAAAAATTCAGTCTTCAAACTCGGTTTTTGTTAAACTTGCTAATGAAAGTTTcgaacaaaaattgaaataacgcgcaaatatgattttaaaaaaatgcgaTATTTTATCGTAATGTCTTTCATGCTCGTATGATTGCTCATACATGAGAAGTAAGACACTTTGATATGAAAGCAGTACTTACAGCAGATTTTCTCGGTACATTCAAGTCGTCCGTTGGGTCTGCATGTACAAGTGTTACAATCGTCTCCAGCGGGTTTGGTCATTCCTATGGGGATTTGCTGACCCTTGTAGTCACAGACTATTCAACACAAATGATACAGAtcatgaattatatttaaacaaaaaaaaccctcattTTTAGATTGCATAGGTGTTTCTATTAAATCCAAATCTGAATTCaaaacatatacattgtatttttataccctagtcttttattttttaatgtagcttttattattttcttttaaaggaataaaaggtcaatagttttaattcaaaaatattgttgGTCTTTTATTATCGTTCAGTTAAATGTGCACAATAGTTTGCACTTACATTAGAGGCCCACTTGATAAATCAATTGGTGTTTTTTTTGACAGATATCTCACGTCTATCAAACATAactttttgtacaaaaaaaatatttcaaatataaagaaaagaaGAATTAAATTTTCAGCTTACATTGGAGGCACTTCTTCTGTGTACACGTGACCTTGCCGTCGTATTTACAAGTACATTTGTTGCAGTCGTCACCAGCAGAGAACTCCTGATCTACGTCGTACTTCCTACCTCGGTAATCGCAAACTAGGATTGATAGAATAATcttgtttagtttaaaattCCTGTGATTTATTAGACACGTGTCGTAAAGGTGAACCGGGATTTCcgaaatatacatttatacatgcCCCCCCTTATGTACCTTATATGTACattcaaaagatatttatataaCTGTTTTACTCATATATTATTCcatgcaaataaatattttaaggttTTTAAAGCACTTCACGATATCATGTGTATTTAATAGCCGGTTGAATTCAACGTatctaaaaattcaataaacctACCATCGTGTACTTTAGCACTAGCCTGAAAgagaataatgataaaaaataaatatgtcatATAAGTcggagtatttttttcatttaaaataaaggtattttttatttcaaagctaATATTAGTATAAAGAATAACTGTGATATTTTGAGGTATTTACTTTCCTGAACATTGATTTAGAAAGCCGTGATGATTAAcggattattaaaaaaaagataaattttagTAAAACATCAAAGTAGGTTGGTTGTCGATAAGTAATCAATTACATCTGctctagatttaaaaaaaaaaaaattttcaaaaaaaattaactaagtAGAATTCCAATGattaagcaaataaaattttaacaattagCTGGATCTTTATTCGAGTTCTTCATCTTTATGACATTTTTGACCACCTAACAGTCTTTTCATATACTTTGGGTAAAAAGACATGAAAAGTTTTATAccaaaaagcaaaataaaaaaaaacacaaacaaaaaccAAAGGAACAAAAACTACTTCTTTGATTTTTAGAAAAccactttaaatattatttagccaaatttaaaagttttaaaagtttagaGAGAACaaaaaaccatattatgttttGTGTGGTTTTTTTCTGTCTTAAATAGCAAACCTTTTATGAATAATCTAGCAACTCTAAAAAGTTTGTAAAGTAAAGACAGACTTACGCCGACCACCAGGAGAAGAATGAGCAGCTTTCCTTCCATTGTTGCTGATTGAACAGTGACAAAGGGCCTGGTCTCGGTGGAGTTTTATAAAGGACTAATTATTCATGAAGTTTTACGGTCAGGCAAGTGTTATAGATCTTCAAATGTTAATGTAATCATGACTctacaattttaatatttttaagtatCAATAAGGAAACATATACATCTCAAGTTTCTTAAAAGTAAGAAATTAACTCTTGAGAATTACCATTTAAACtgtaatataatattcatttcttGATATGATTTAAGAATGACGTTCACTCAGACGGCAAATTAATCAACATGTATGACCTCACTTTTACATGAAgactttttaattctttttgttttaaattactcACTCTCAAGTAACTCGGTGACCTGTTTTCTATATTAGAATTctgtgatattttcaaaaatctcttTTGATAGCAAGTGGAATGCGTACCATACAATATTTTAGCAATGACGTCTTATTCCTAATAAAAGGTTTCAGAAGAAATGACgatgaataataaatatatcaccATTAGGTATTAGAgcagagaaaaagaaaaaaaaacacgaacAAAATCGAAATAAATTGTGCAatcatttgtaaaaaatatgcaatcatTTGTGCAAACTATGTTATCATTTACACAGACTATGCAATCATTGTGCAGACTTTGCATTCAATTGTACAAATGTGAGGTTTGCTGTTGATAAGATGATCTGCTCTGGTTGAATTACACAGCAAGCTATTGGTAAATATTGAATGACAAGAAGCCAGGCtgataggtacatgtactatgtttttaatatttacagcATTTTATGACAacaacgatttaaaaaaaaccctataaTATTGATGCTACATgccaaattatttttagattttatttttaaagattgcgCATTATACTGTTTATCAAGAAAgttataaagtatttttttctttttgattatttttcttatttaatatgctGCAATTTTTATCCCAGTTATACACTTTTATGACTtctaatgataatacaaatcTGTTATcttattgttaattattttacacaaaTATCGATAAAGAAGAAACATTATTGAAACTTATTCTGtatacaaaatgatataaacCAAATATCGGAATCGTATATATACCAGTGACTTTATATCAAAAGTACAAATATGACACGAAAAGGGCATTGCTATTAGCCATCAATGATGTTTTGTTTCTAATGAAATTATTTCAACTGCAATAACATTAGTTTGCTGGAATGAACTACAGCTTTCCacagaaattgtcaaattaGTATATACACAAGCCAAATCCTAAACGTTGCaatttaattctaattgaaCTCTCTAAAATCGTGTTTTAGTTTTCCAATATCGATACCACCGGAAAGTGGTGTTAGCGTTACAATTTTCCGTTTCATTGATTATGCTATCATTAATTAAGATATTAAccaaggaattcggaataagtgcaaaaaaaatcaaagataaagGATATTTATAACTACATCATTTCATGTATTAGTAAGCTGTTATTGATATCATTtcgttttcattgtttttttaaacaaatgtatcCAATTTTCATCATATTATCCTATAAATGTGCATTCTGATTCGCTCATGTCTGACTGAAATGGAATAAAATGTACTCTGCTGTAAGACGAGAAAAACTCACTGTGTTACctgtcaaaatatttgttatattatgaACGTTATCTaaatgaatgtataaaaaaaacattagcgGCATTATTATACATAAACTGACGGTACAAATGTCACGCTATGTAAGGTGACCTTTTGGAAGTCTTACTAATTTatgtgttaattaattttttttttccagaggtatgtttaaatttttagatgaagaTCTTCTAGCCAAACTAATGTCTTTAATTACTAATACAATGGGAAAACCGGAGCTAAAATTTGGTTCATTAGAGAATTTGAATTCATCGATTCAATGAGGACAAATAAGATGATGGTTCAGAAATTCAGTTGTTAAAGTATCTGTAAGAAGTAATACACATTCTTAGATTTGATAGTTTTGTTGTAAGCGTtctatacaaaaaagattctaaaTTTTTCATCTGCATTTgtttattccccccccccccccattcaaataaaaaaaaacaaatttctttttcaatcttCTTTGTGAtgaaaaattttgtaatgatatatttcatttgtgaTTGATtagtattaaatctttaaaaccttttttttaaggaaaaaaatatgtatccgtcttatttcatgtgaatataaaaagatttaaatttttgtcaaaCATTATCCATAAGTAACTGTACGTTCTTTTAGATTCAAACCAGCTAtgttatatatagatatagctatgttatatatagatataggtatgttatatatagatatagctatgttatatatagatatagctatgttatatatagatatagctatgttatatatagatatagctATGTTATATCACTGGATTTCTATTTGGGTTTGATTTTGTCTGTTCAGTATTGaatttgtatcaaatatttaaattagagTTACAAAGCTGattcatttaaaatgatataaacgCGGGTCTTGAAatgttatttagcattgaataataattattgtatttgtattgtAATATGTATTTGTATCCATATCTTATAGTTTTATGAACGATAACAGTTTGGTTTCACATTTACATTTCAATGAGATTCGATAACCCTATTGGCGATAATACTGTATTTTGTggatttttaataaagatatgttgcaattgaaaaatgtaaataagtaaaaatgatataattagCTGAGAAAAGAACTTTctaatttcaatctttttaatgatactatatatttatgatacaatatatgatacgacgaattttaatattttacatccATAACTTTTCCAATAATGTTACATTTAAGCTATAAGTTATCTTTGAAATGGGTCCTTtcttataatataaaaaatcgataaataagatgttttaaaattcaatattgcatcTTTTACAGTTGAGAAATTTATCAACATATTTTAGTAACATtcgtaaaataaataaaaatatactatgGGACAACAGTTTAGCATCATTCGAACATATTCACAAAATTAGATGTCATTTTTCATCCTAGTTTCTATAATTCATGCATATAAATAAATCTTAGTGAcatgtttgttttcaaaatgaataaaacgtCTCAATTAGGAAAAAGCTACCAAGTATGTTAAATTTCAACTGTGCGTTAGATTATGTCTTTCATAAGACTGCAAACGCACCTGCGCTAAGCATTGTCATAACTGACCCTTTTAACGTTTTCATGGATTgaggtcagacgcgacctatctttaatttatttctttctttttttttacctacttCCACTATGTGAAGATTtcaataattcaataatgatttttgtatgttatatgatatttttttttcataaagatataAAGCGCTCAATTgaaaaagtataatataaataatatattgtataataatatacattacAATATGACTCTATTTTTAAGcaatcaaatgcattttgctagctaatttaaagaaaattcttaATATTATAACTCCGAAAGGTAATGCGTAATGTACCCCGTAATTTTGgggaattaacaggtttaaattgttaatgaataaggattattttttcaaggaaaattatataaaactgaGGAACGTCTCTGGTGACCATATAAAAAGAAGTCATACATTagttaaataatataaacagtcgatttcttttaaatattctatCTGAAAGGTGCCCCTATGCATATTGATATAGTCATTTGTTATTTGCATTTGGTTTTTTGTTACATTGGTTTGTGTTTATGTAAATTTCACATCTTTATAGTGCATACATACACGACGATAGCTACactagaatttttttataggtTTGATATTGTATCTCCTTTGTTTAGCTACTGAATACATCACTGTCGAATTCAGCTTGTTTTTACCAAGATTTATCAACAAATgaatcatattttgtttaaccttttgataaacacaatTACAAGATTTTCTTTTCTAATCAAAGTACCGTGAAACCGTGAATGTAACGATAGAAATCCAGATGATTGATTACCCTAATGCAGTGGAAAAACGAAACCACAAATCGTTCAGCTACATGaacaatattcattgaatagaAATGTAccatattttatgcaaaatgtttgtaattaaaactcatagaaaacttgttttgattgtttttttttttatttagaacaattatatcattagtaaATATGTACAGATTATCAACTTCATTTATTACTACAAGTTAAAGGTTTCATTGGTCGTTGTGTCCTTGCGTTTCAACCTAGTCAAGGTTTTCATGGTTTGTCTACAAAAGAATTGAATGCTGGTTAACAAACGtatattacatattttcaaataaaactacatatatccaaacagaaaaatatcatgttaattgaaaatataattatgaaattacgTAAAGGTAATCTTCATATTGCGGAGATAAAAAGAAATTCGAAAATAATGGAAGATGCATCGACAGAGATTATTGAACATCGGTGTATTGAATGGAATATTGTGGAAAAAATAGTTCCGATAACAAAACCACACTTTGTCTATTGGCactaaaacaataaatttacgTGTAAGTGCAAAACATACATTGTTCCTTTTTGCAGTATTTGTCTGTGCAGTTCACCAGCCCGTTGGGTCCACAAGAGCATCGGTTGCAGTTATCACCCTTGGGGAAATTCTCTCCAACTTTGTACTGCTTTCCGTTATGTTCACAGACTGTAAAATATGACAGTGATTTGTATGCGTGTGTCATTTGATGATGAAGAACTAGGACTTCTTCAACAAACAATGCCATGGACcttttactttgttttttttcttcttcttatttaTACGAATAGTAGTAaaacagaacatcaagaaatcgggatcattttttttgtttaaaattcgcTTATGGATTTAAAACaaggttttgaaataaaacccaCACAGATCGTTATTTATTTAATGCCCCCTAAATATGTTGCTCTCTTCAGATCAAAATGAGTCTATTGATGAGATACATATTTCTAAGAAATATGTTTGTTTCTAATTAATTAAAGGAATACTCACAGCAAACTCTTTCGGAACAGGATACTTTTCCACGTCTAAGGCAGGAGCAGGTGTTACAATTATCGCCCTTGGGGAAGGTCTCTCCAATGGGGATCTTCTTTCCCTTGAAATGGCATgctgtaataaaattacaattaggTTGATCCATATGCAATTGAAGGACCTTTCAAAATCAAGCTAGATGACTTTCAGACTCTTAGTTTACCCACCGCATATTCTATCGGAACAAGTCACTTGGAGATTAGTGTTACAGGAACAAGTGTTACAATTGTCGCCTTTGGGGAAGTTCTCTCCAACTGGAATCTGTCTGTTCATGTAGGTACAATCTGAAATAACCAATAGTAAAATCCTGCACTGCAAACCAACCTTTATTCCCGATCAAGAAAATCAAGCGAGATTCGCGGAAGCCTTGCGGTCGAGTATATTTCTCATCGCAAACAGTTCCTTGTCATATGGTTGTAAAAACAAAACGGATCTTAATACGGGTTTTGCGTAGATAAGTCATCACTAACCAGTATATTTCCatgaaattgcaaaaataatgtgtttgcgaataaaagtttgtttacagtatatattaatCATTGTTCTGTCATCTGATTtcaaagttaaaagattttcttgtTTTCGGGAACTCAGTCGTGCGCTTACTCACAGCAGTTTTTGTCGGAGCAGGTCACTCGTCCGTTTTCAGCACATGAACATGTGTTACATTCATCACCCTTGGGGAAGCTATCTCCGATTTTAAACTGCTTTCCCTTGTAGCTGCAGACTACAATTAAATTACAATGTCAATGAAGCATTATTCAGGAAGATTTTATATCAGATAAAATCAATggtttacaaattaataaaattgaaattaaaggaaaaaattTATAGGTTTTGATTGATAATTGATTGCTATCAACATACTAATAAATGTTAATAGTCATTAATAAAAATGGCTAAAAATGGATATTCTTTCAGGACGtttcttttgaatttaataCCATAAGTTAAAAAGTGACAGCATTTGCGTTACATGGTGATACATATTCAAGTATCCACATGCCTGTTCAGGCATTCTACTTACAGCAAGTTCTATCACTACAGCTGACACTGCCGTCCTTTCTACAGGTACATCTGTTACAGTTATCGCCGGCAGGGAATGTGCTTCCAATCTGTTTCTTTTCTCCCTTGTACATACAGACTGTCAAACAATTAATGAGTAAAGCAGAGTAAAAATCCGTGGTATTAATGTGGAGTGGATTGCACGTTTCTTAAACGAAATTATGTTTAAAGCAACGCCGCTCAATATGCAAATTTGGATTTTTGTTTGACTTAGTTTTTAGATGAAAAcaagttatgaaaatattatttgttacaatgttctctttttttccaaCAATTAAGTCATCGTTAAGTAATATTTCCATGTGGTACCTTCATTGGCATTTACTTTTTTTCTGTAGACTCGTTTCAAAATGTTCAGGGTCATTTTTGTTAACTCATATTTTCAATCGTTCCTttggccattttttttttgcgaaagcgttgtaattaattataaatgaaGCATAAAAATGATACATATAGAACATCCACCATAATTTGTTGATGATGTGAGCTACGAAATCCACAAAATCATAGTCATCACCAGCTTTAATGATTCTAAACTCTTTTTGTGTTAAATACTTAAAGTTTCTTAGCTTTAGTGACAAAATAGTCTTCGTACTACAGGCGAGATTAGGGCTACTTACAGCAAGTTCTCTGGCTACAGCTGACACTTCCATCAGGTTTACATGTACACCTGTTACAGTTATCTCCGGCGGGGACTGTCTGTCCAACCTTCAGTTCCTGGCCCTTGTAGCTACAGACTATCaacaaacatgtattttatttgatttgatatgtTGTAAACTATGAATGGTTTGATTATTACAAGGCTAGGTAGTAGTAGACATTTAATGATAAAGTCGATATCTTGGAAACAAGGAGCTCAGTATGGGTATGTACATTGATGACCAAAAATATTACTGAAGTAAGTCTTGTTAAAGATTTTTCATCAAACCTGTCTTTTTCTGTAGGTAACAAACTGTATCATTAAGTTTTACAGTTGGTTGTTCACTACTTACAGCATGTTTTATCAGTACAGGACAACCGCCCGTTAGGTTTACATGTACACGTGTTGCAGTTGTCTCCGGACTTGATGGTTTCTCCGATCCTCACCTTCATGTTCTTGTAGTCACAGACTTTATAGGAAAATAATACACTTGTAGTTACAGACTTAATaggaaaataaaatacttaGATTGAAGTATCGGatgatttcatttaatttctttactttttagaTTTGAAAGGCTGCAGGATCATATAagacatttcatgttatataatgtAGAAAAAACATGCATAATGTGTTGTCTTATTAATCTTGTaataaaggaaaaataaattgtgttgcttaaaaaataacagaattgcATTCAAAGCAGTACATACAGCAGATTTTCTCGGTACATTCAAGACGTCCGTTAGGTCTGCATGTACAGGTGTTACAATTATCACCAGCAGGTTTGGTCATTCCAATGGGGATCTTTCTGCCCTTGTAGTCGCAAactatgaaatataaattaaacagaTCATATGTTTTCTTGTGCAACCACAAAGCATCCTCTGTTTTTTTGAAACAGTCGAAACTGTCATTCTGTTGATAACTTATAAATTgtacttaaatatatatgtcaTTATCATGAGACTAATTTTGCATACATCAAACTTTAACTATATAGCAATCAATAAAGCCACTATACCTTCAATGCAGATAATCTCGCGATTGatatatttaatgatatttgataaattactcacgtatttataaattataatgaaaGGTAGATCAATCATAGTTTACTGTACAAGATTAATACttcaaatataaagaaaagaaGAATGAAATTTTTCGCTCACATTGGAGGCACTTCTTCTGTGTACACGTGACCTGGCCGTCGTATTTACAAGTACATTTGTTGCAGTCGTCCCCGGCAGAGAACTCCTGGTCTATGTCGTACTTCCTACCTCGGTAGTCGCAACCTTGGATTGACAGAATCATTTCCATTAACATGGGTTAAATTTTATAGTAGtaataaaactttatatttcAGATACACACATTCTAATTGACAAGAACAAAAGCTTAGTGTGATGggtgtttttttattatgattttcTGAACGTAAGGTTCAGAGAATTGGGTGTAATAATAATATTCTAATCAGTGTGAAAAGAAAGTGATAAACAAATGAGTACCATTTGGAAACTTGGCGCTAGCCTGAAAAGGAAAAACAaggagaaaattttaaacaatataaaacttatgaaaataaacatttgtttcaGCAAAACATATATTTCTCATAATTTTAACTCTAGACTTAAAGAAAAGTTTGCTTTACATTATCCAAAGTATGGAATAATTCGGTTTTATACGAATTTCTAAAGCACAAGGCGAATCTGCAGCTTAACGTAAAATAAAGGTAAACTTTTGTAAAggaaaggaaaatgtaaatgaatgaTAAATCTGTTCTATTCAGTTGCCTCCCATTTACGTTTAAGTCCTCTTTTAAGTATCTAAATTGGAGAGCTTTCTTAtacaataagaaaaatattctaGCATTAAAGCAAAACACTTACATAAGCTACCATCAGAAGAATAAGAAGTTTTCCTTCCATTGTGAGAGGTCGGGCAGTGTGATTTAGACTGGTCTTCTGAACGCTTTTATAGTGGTCTGATTATTCATGTACTTTCAAGAGCATGCGTTGTTGCATTTcgtaaaatgttaatataaacatgaCTATgtgattttttcaatttttttatcaataaggAAAGAAAGTTGTATCCGAATTTCATGtcaatga encodes:
- the LOC105326912 gene encoding kielin/chordin-like protein, with translation MKPAFLVLLFVTSVLATYAPRRPNYRPVGKQKPGRCPVSNIITTCDCRPENIKCRGDQDCPGVQKCCSFGCGCRTRCVNPAGSPPRKVCRYNGKIYKVGQSFPAVDGCNTCSCSSNGRVRCTLRACVKVCRYHGKVYKVGQRFTYGYRSCRCYSRGKVICTKRGRPTKKFYNPRKVCYQPKVPGPCRGSIPRWWYNKRTGRCQRFIYGGCKGNSNNFTSKLACLRRCGRTTIRKTCRYRGKVYKLGQKFRSADGCNTCRCRTGGRVTCTRKRCIKTCKYNGKTYKVGQSFPARDGCNTCRCRAGGRVTCSRKKCVKYPAKGRKLCYQPKVVGPCKARVPRWWYSKKSDCCVKFYYGGCRGNGNNFKTKSACLRRCRRGGKYHYKSVQKTSLNHTARPLTMEGKLLILLMVAYASAKFPNGCDYRGRKYDIDQEFSAGDDCNKCTCKYDGQVTCTQKKCLQFCDYKGRKIPIGMTKPAGDNCNTCTCRPNGRLECTEKICFCDYKNMKVRIGETIKSGDNCNTCTCKPNGRLSCTDKTCFCSYKGQELKVGQTVPAGDNCNRCTCKPDGSVSCSQRTCFCMYKGEKKQIGSTFPAGDNCNRCTCRKDGSVSCSDRTCFCSYKGKQFKIGDSFPKGDECNTCSCAENGRVTCSDKNCYCTYMNRQIPVGENFPKGDNCNTCSCNTNLQVTCSDRICACHFKGKKIPIGETFPKGDNCNTCSCLRRGKVSCSERVCFCEHNGKQYKVGENFPKGDNCNRCSCGPNGLVNCTDKYCKKEQYKP